Proteins encoded within one genomic window of Paenarthrobacter sp. JL.01a:
- a CDS encoding SHOCT domain-containing protein, with the protein MMWGYGMGNGWMVIWTIAGLIALALLILITVRLFNNGASIAGNRQDQKFTPPGSGRSAARLILDERFARGELTAEAYRENLRILGDGN; encoded by the coding sequence GTTACGGAATGGGTAACGGTTGGATGGTCATATGGACGATAGCCGGACTAATTGCTTTGGCGCTGCTCATCCTCATCACGGTGCGTCTGTTTAACAACGGCGCGTCCATCGCCGGCAACCGACAAGACCAAAAGTTCACGCCACCCGGCAGCGGGCGAAGCGCAGCCCGTTTGATACTCGACGAGCGCTTCGCCCGTGGCGAATTGACCGCGGAGGCTTACCGGGAGAACCTGCGCATCCTGGGGGACGGCAACTGA